One Nevskiales bacterium genomic window, CCACGGTGCGCGATCCGTCCAACGAGAAGAAGGTCGGCCACCTCAAGCGCATCGCTGCGAAAACGCCGGGCAGGCTCGCGCTGTTCCAGGCGGACCTCTTGCAGGCGGGCGCCTTCAACGGCCCGATGAAGGGCTGCGAGCTGGTGTTCCACAC contains:
- a CDS encoding NAD-dependent epimerase/dehydratase family protein, with the translated sequence MNIDKTKPVLVTGGNGYIASWLVKYLLEQGVNVRATVRDPSNEKKVGHLKRIAAKTPGRLALFQADLLQAGAFNGPMKGCELVFHT